In one window of Limnohabitans sp. MORI2 DNA:
- a CDS encoding aminotransferase class III-fold pyridoxal phosphate-dependent enzyme, with product MNTTWMSLGALAALVPTAYQRLQLSRAKHRSLAGHSRMAKRLARLLPGYHFDDQMFFKCDNAPFDVANSRRQAFFKLAEVLKARHPLSIQATAAARETISDMQFISAYRVPFQFSLLVQEHLKVGSFFQSATGVFVTDLDGQSFYDLTGSYGVNVFGADFYKKTMAEGLAKTQTLGPTLGAYHPCVASNAERLKKISGMDEVSFHMSGTEAVMQAVRLARYHTKRKNIVRFCGAYHGWWEDVQPGPGNPMPPRETYTLSDMSERSLDVIRQRKDIACVLVNPLQALHPNSNAPGDSTLVDGSRKAAYDRQAYTTWLHKLRQACTENGVVLIFDEVFLGFRLAHGGAQEYFGVKADMVTYGKTLGGGFPVGVVCGKKEWMHRFRPERPADICFARGTFKEHPVVMGAMAAFLDQIETPEIKALYQGLDERWNARVERFNNAMQSHDIPLRAANMSSVWTIYYTQPSRYHWMLQYYLRIHGLALSWVGTGRLIFSLNYSDADFETVVQRFVMAATQMKNDGWWWQSAELTNKRIRRSILKETLFR from the coding sequence GTGAACACCACTTGGATGAGTTTGGGCGCACTAGCGGCATTGGTGCCCACTGCGTACCAACGTTTGCAACTCTCACGCGCCAAGCATCGATCGCTGGCAGGACACTCGCGTATGGCTAAGCGTTTGGCGCGTTTGCTACCCGGCTACCATTTTGATGATCAAATGTTCTTTAAATGTGACAACGCGCCATTTGATGTTGCGAATTCGCGTCGCCAGGCATTTTTTAAACTCGCAGAGGTTCTCAAAGCGCGCCACCCGTTGAGCATTCAAGCTACGGCAGCGGCGCGAGAAACCATCTCGGACATGCAATTCATTTCGGCATACCGTGTGCCGTTTCAATTCAGCCTCTTGGTGCAAGAACACCTGAAGGTTGGTTCGTTCTTTCAATCTGCCACGGGTGTGTTTGTCACCGATTTGGATGGTCAATCGTTTTATGACCTGACCGGCTCTTATGGCGTCAACGTGTTCGGTGCTGATTTTTATAAAAAGACCATGGCAGAGGGCCTTGCCAAAACACAAACCTTAGGCCCCACCCTGGGGGCTTACCATCCATGTGTGGCAAGCAACGCAGAACGGCTAAAAAAAATTTCCGGCATGGACGAAGTGTCATTTCACATGTCAGGCACAGAGGCGGTCATGCAGGCTGTGCGACTGGCGCGTTACCACACCAAACGTAAAAACATTGTGCGCTTTTGTGGCGCGTACCACGGATGGTGGGAGGATGTACAGCCAGGACCTGGCAACCCAATGCCTCCTCGAGAAACCTACACACTCAGCGACATGAGTGAACGAAGCTTAGATGTCATTCGTCAACGTAAAGACATTGCCTGTGTGTTAGTGAACCCCTTACAAGCCTTGCACCCCAACAGCAACGCCCCTGGAGACAGCACGTTGGTAGACGGCAGCCGAAAAGCGGCATACGACCGACAAGCCTACACAACATGGCTCCACAAATTACGCCAAGCATGCACCGAAAATGGTGTGGTGCTGATTTTTGATGAGGTGTTCTTAGGCTTTCGTTTAGCCCACGGTGGCGCACAAGAATATTTCGGTGTCAAAGCTGACATGGTGACTTACGGCAAAACCTTAGGTGGGGGATTTCCTGTGGGCGTGGTGTGCGGAAAAAAAGAATGGATGCACCGGTTTCGTCCCGAGCGCCCAGCTGATATTTGTTTTGCTCGCGGTACATTCAAAGAGCACCCAGTGGTCATGGGAGCCATGGCTGCGTTCTTAGACCAAATCGAAACTCCTGAAATCAAAGCTCTGTATCAAGGTCTAGACGAGCGATGGAATGCGCGTGTGGAACGCTTTAACAACGCCATGCAGAGCCATGACATACCTTTGCGAGCCGCAAATATGTCCAGCGTCTGGACGATTTATTACACACAGCCAAGCCGCTACCACTGGATGCTGCAGTACTACCTGCGCATCCACGGCTTGGCCTTAAGCTGGGTCGGCACAGGACGTTTGATTTTCAGCTTGAACTACAGTGATGCAGATTTTGAAACAGTGGTCCAACGGTTTGTTATGGCCGCAACACAAATGAAAAATGACGGCTGGTGGTGGCAATCAGCCGAGCTCACCAATAAGCGTATCCGTCGCAGTATCCTGAAAGAAACCTTGTTTCGATGA
- the asd gene encoding archaetidylserine decarboxylase (Phosphatidylserine decarboxylase is synthesized as a single chain precursor. Generation of the pyruvoyl active site from a Ser is coupled to cleavage of a Gly-Ser bond between the larger (beta) and smaller (alpha chains). It is an integral membrane protein.) produces MKIRNKFQTWFLQEDLNFLLTNRIPRITLTRLMGWWSQLRHPWIVKGSIAVWSWFTDLDLTEAKQQTFDSLHACFTRELKPGLRPIDASPDVMTSPCDCIVGACGEIRDGIVFQAKGFPYSLSSLLSSPELVQRWPQLLEGGAFVTMRLTSSMYHRFHAPCDAHLNHVTYISGDTWNVNPIALSRVRELFCKNERAVLQMQTLQGLQFLLVPVAAVLVASMRFHAVDVLLNLRYRGPNEIHCDVDYIKGQEIGWFEHGSTILMFLPPGFALVEGIENGVRLRMGEALFRKI; encoded by the coding sequence ATGAAGATTCGAAATAAATTTCAAACTTGGTTTTTGCAAGAAGATTTGAATTTTTTGTTGACCAACCGCATTCCTCGCATCACATTGACACGGTTGATGGGGTGGTGGAGCCAGTTGCGTCACCCATGGATCGTCAAAGGCTCCATTGCTGTGTGGAGCTGGTTCACAGATCTGGATTTGACGGAAGCCAAGCAACAAACCTTCGACAGCTTGCATGCGTGCTTCACGCGTGAACTAAAGCCCGGTTTACGTCCGATAGATGCCAGCCCCGATGTGATGACGTCTCCGTGCGATTGCATCGTGGGAGCGTGCGGTGAAATTCGAGATGGCATAGTCTTTCAAGCCAAAGGGTTTCCCTACAGCTTGAGCAGCTTGCTTAGCTCTCCAGAATTGGTGCAGAGATGGCCCCAATTGTTAGAAGGCGGTGCGTTTGTGACGATGCGTTTGACCAGCAGCATGTACCACCGATTTCATGCGCCGTGTGACGCGCATTTGAATCATGTGACCTATATTTCTGGCGATACATGGAATGTGAACCCCATAGCATTGAGCCGGGTGAGAGAGTTGTTTTGCAAGAACGAACGAGCGGTATTGCAAATGCAGACCCTGCAAGGATTGCAGTTTTTGCTGGTGCCAGTGGCGGCTGTTCTAGTGGCAAGTATGCGATTCCACGCGGTAGATGTGTTGTTGAATTTGCGCTATCGAGGTCCGAATGAAATTCACTGCGATGTTGATTACATCAAGGGACAAGAAATAGGGTGGTTTGAGCACGGATCAACCATCCTGATGTTTTTGCCTCCAGGCTTTGCGTTGGTTGAAGGCATAGAAAACGGTGTCCGTCTAAGAATGGGTGAGGCGTTGTTTCGTAAGATTTAA
- a CDS encoding MAPEG family protein → MLFTTAIFSGLLTLILIKWSAHQMEEHFFENVPLGLMMMATLELNGFPWWMIAGLSVFLIAGIHFHTKGINDGELAFKKRAIGNRLTLLGLALLAVANISWVSYLLIASIRFATSVYVN, encoded by the coding sequence GTGCTTTTCACAACTGCAATTTTTTCTGGTCTGCTGACATTGATTCTCATTAAATGGTCGGCCCATCAGATGGAGGAACATTTTTTTGAAAATGTGCCTTTAGGTTTGATGATGATGGCGACTTTAGAACTCAATGGATTTCCGTGGTGGATGATTGCTGGCTTGAGCGTTTTCTTGATTGCAGGGATTCACTTCCATACGAAAGGCATAAACGACGGCGAGTTGGCATTTAAAAAGCGAGCGATTGGAAATAGGTTGACTTTGCTAGGGCTTGCCTTATTGGCTGTGGCAAATATTTCTTGGGTGTCATATTTGCTAATTGCATCCATACGGTTTGCGACCAGTGTGTATGTGAATTAA
- the ppk1 gene encoding polyphosphate kinase 1: MTIGSASKELHTYKASHVAWLDRDLSLLAFNARVLDWAKRDDVPLLERLRYLCIVSSNLDEFFEVRAALHNSVEHPKAPLDAAGAHAQHSLSKVAHALVDEQYALYNDVLMPAFAKEGVRILSHGERTLAQHQWVKTFFEREVRPLLLPVGLDPAHPFPQVANKSLNFIVRLSGKDAFGRDNEIAIVKVPRSLPRLIALPEKLCGKRQLFVSISSVIRAHLKDLFPGRDVGQFSQFRVTRHSDLSVDEEDVKNLRTALRQGLVHRNYGQAVRLEVSSGCSEYLSEFLLQQFELPHSALYRVHGPVNLVRLNQLIDLVDNPKWLFPRYTASYPQQMVTNGSIFDRLQQGDVMIHQPYESFDGVLAFLREAVRDPHVLAIKQTIYRTGADSVLMELLREAVQRGKEVTVVVELKARFDEEANINWAEKLEYIGAQVVYGVVGLKTHAKMLLVTRREGRSIRRYAHLSTGNYNPRTAKLYTDLSHITCDPKLTQDVESVFNLLANQSKIPRLNKLMIAPFQLQRSLIDKVEKTAHAAAQGVASRIILKMNTLTDEKLMEALVHAGQAGVQIDLIIRGACMLPAQRPGVASNIRVRSIIGRFLEHSRVFYFRTGNDESLYLSSADWMNRNMLRRVEVAWPVEDAAIRQRVIDECLVAYLHDNVDAWQLNADGEYTRVQAAKPKRATRKAAQTTVPVPLHGAQAALMALYATKP; the protein is encoded by the coding sequence ATGACGATCGGTTCCGCAAGCAAAGAGTTGCATACATACAAAGCCTCACACGTTGCGTGGTTAGACCGTGACTTGAGTTTGCTCGCGTTCAACGCACGTGTCCTCGATTGGGCCAAGCGCGATGATGTGCCGCTGTTAGAGCGTCTGCGCTACCTGTGCATCGTGTCGTCCAACTTGGATGAGTTTTTTGAAGTGCGTGCAGCGCTGCACAACAGCGTCGAGCACCCCAAAGCGCCTTTGGACGCTGCAGGTGCACATGCCCAACATTCGCTAAGCAAAGTTGCTCATGCTTTGGTCGATGAGCAATATGCGCTCTACAACGATGTGTTGATGCCGGCCTTTGCCAAAGAGGGGGTGCGCATCTTGTCGCACGGTGAGCGTACCTTGGCGCAACACCAATGGGTGAAAACATTTTTCGAACGCGAAGTGCGTCCCTTGTTGTTGCCAGTGGGCTTAGACCCTGCGCACCCTTTTCCTCAGGTGGCTAACAAGTCGCTCAACTTCATCGTGCGTTTGTCAGGCAAAGACGCGTTTGGGCGAGACAACGAAATTGCAATTGTCAAAGTGCCTCGCAGCTTGCCCCGCTTGATCGCCTTGCCTGAAAAGTTATGTGGCAAGCGACAGTTGTTTGTGTCCATCTCCAGCGTGATTCGTGCGCATTTGAAAGACCTTTTTCCGGGGCGCGACGTTGGGCAGTTCTCCCAATTTCGTGTGACGCGCCATTCCGATTTGTCGGTGGACGAAGAAGATGTGAAAAACTTGCGCACCGCGTTGCGGCAAGGTTTGGTGCATCGCAATTACGGACAAGCTGTGCGCTTGGAAGTGTCTTCAGGTTGCTCTGAATATTTGTCGGAATTCTTGTTGCAGCAGTTTGAGCTGCCGCATTCCGCGCTGTACCGTGTGCACGGCCCTGTGAATTTGGTGCGTTTGAACCAATTGATTGATTTGGTGGATAACCCCAAGTGGTTGTTCCCGCGTTACACCGCCAGCTATCCGCAGCAGATGGTGACGAATGGTTCTATCTTTGATCGCTTGCAACAGGGCGATGTGATGATTCACCAACCCTACGAGAGCTTTGATGGTGTGTTGGCGTTTTTGCGTGAAGCTGTGCGTGACCCGCATGTGTTGGCCATCAAGCAGACCATTTACCGCACCGGCGCAGATTCGGTGTTGATGGAGCTGCTACGAGAAGCGGTGCAACGGGGCAAAGAAGTGACGGTGGTGGTGGAGCTCAAAGCTCGCTTTGACGAAGAGGCCAACATCAACTGGGCTGAGAAGCTGGAATACATTGGGGCGCAGGTGGTGTACGGTGTGGTGGGGTTAAAAACGCATGCCAAGATGCTGTTGGTCACACGCCGAGAGGGGCGCAGCATTCGTCGCTACGCGCACTTGTCCACCGGTAACTACAACCCACGCACGGCCAAGCTCTACACCGATTTGAGCCACATCACCTGTGACCCGAAGCTCACGCAAGATGTGGAAAGTGTGTTCAATTTGTTGGCTAACCAAAGCAAGATTCCACGCTTGAACAAGCTGATGATTGCGCCGTTCCAACTGCAACGCAGCTTGATCGACAAAGTAGAGAAAACAGCCCACGCTGCCGCGCAAGGGGTGGCCAGCCGCATCATCTTGAAGATGAACACGCTCACCGATGAAAAGCTGATGGAGGCGTTGGTTCACGCGGGGCAAGCGGGGGTGCAAATTGACCTCATCATCCGTGGCGCTTGCATGTTGCCTGCGCAACGCCCGGGTGTGGCAAGCAACATCCGTGTGCGTTCCATCATTGGTCGCTTCTTGGAACACTCACGCGTGTTTTACTTCCGTACGGGCAACGATGAATCTTTGTATTTATCGAGTGCCGATTGGATGAACCGTAACATGCTGCGCAGAGTGGAGGTCGCGTGGCCTGTTGAAGATGCAGCCATTCGCCAGCGCGTGATTGATGAATGTTTGGTGGCCTATTTGCATGACAACGTGGATGCGTGGCAATTGAATGCGGATGGCGAGTACACCCGCGTGCAGGCTGCCAAGCCCAAGCGTGCCACCAGAAAAGCAGCGCAAACAACCGTTCCTGTGCCACTTCACGGGGCGCAAGCCGCGTTGATGGCGTTATACGCGACAAAACCATGA
- a CDS encoding histidine phosphatase family protein: MDLILWRHAEAEVAPEGGDDLSRSLTRKGERQAMRMAAWLDRHLPEGTRVLVSPARRTQQTVAPLGRKFKLRDELVPETSVDDVLTLLKWSPETGPQLKGSVLLVGHQPYLGQLVAKLLGMQEHTCPVRKGGVWWLRTRIRDGQPQTVLLTVACPELTSNSWDDRS; the protein is encoded by the coding sequence ATGGATTTGATTTTGTGGCGTCATGCAGAAGCTGAAGTGGCGCCCGAGGGTGGTGATGACTTGTCACGCTCACTCACTCGAAAAGGCGAGCGACAAGCCATGCGCATGGCTGCTTGGTTAGACCGTCACCTACCAGAGGGAACCCGTGTGTTGGTGAGCCCTGCGAGGCGAACTCAGCAAACCGTAGCCCCGTTGGGACGAAAATTCAAACTACGTGATGAGCTGGTGCCAGAAACCTCAGTCGACGATGTGTTGACTCTGCTGAAGTGGAGTCCTGAGACAGGTCCTCAGTTGAAAGGATCTGTGTTGCTGGTGGGGCACCAACCTTATTTGGGTCAACTGGTGGCCAAGCTCTTGGGTATGCAAGAGCACACATGCCCTGTGCGCAAGGGCGGTGTGTGGTGGCTGCGCACCCGCATACGCGACGGTCAACCCCAAACGGTGTTGCTGACCGTCGCCTGCCCAGAACTTACTTCGAACTCTTGGGACGACCGGTCTTGA
- a CDS encoding Ppx/GppA phosphatase family protein, which yields MKHGTLLAAIDLGSNSFRLEIGRYDHGQIQRVAYLKETVRQGNGLDENRNLTDEAMQRGWDCLARFAERVSGFKKSQVRAVATQTLREAKNRDVFLKKGCEILGFPIEVIAGTEEARLIYQGVAHMLPSNQDHRLVIDIGGRSTELVLGQGLEATKTASFRVGSVAWSMKYFPTSEFTEQAFYRAEIATQAVLEEALSTYPRHAWSKAYGASGTVGAVADILALAGFPERQITLDGLDWLVKCLVRAGHASKVQLEGLKEDRRAVIGGGVSVLRALMTLLKIDTLHVAQGALRHGVLFEMVEREDHNTDTRDLSIQRLAVKFAVDSAQGQRVGRVAAHLLQHMYVEAQNSEAETLERLCRKLSWAAQLHEVGVAISHSDYHKHGSYILDNADLLGFGMPELHRLGLLILGQRGKLKKLEDELQDDEFAKMLMALRVSLILCHARKDPAYQALRLNCDTHKRRIHLHAHESWTQEFPQSAHLLKQESTAWAKAPWSFEFVTKP from the coding sequence ATGAAACATGGCACACTCCTGGCAGCGATTGATTTAGGTTCGAACAGCTTTCGTCTTGAAATTGGGCGTTATGACCACGGTCAAATTCAGCGTGTCGCCTACCTCAAAGAGACGGTACGCCAAGGCAATGGCTTGGACGAAAACCGCAACCTCACCGACGAGGCCATGCAACGCGGCTGGGACTGCCTAGCCCGCTTTGCCGAACGTGTGTCTGGTTTTAAAAAATCACAAGTGCGTGCCGTCGCCACCCAAACTTTGCGTGAAGCCAAAAACCGCGATGTGTTTTTGAAAAAAGGCTGCGAAATATTGGGCTTCCCGATTGAGGTAATTGCAGGCACCGAAGAAGCGCGCTTGATTTACCAAGGTGTGGCCCACATGCTGCCCAGCAACCAAGACCACCGATTGGTCATTGACATTGGCGGTCGCTCCACAGAACTCGTATTGGGCCAAGGGCTAGAAGCCACTAAAACTGCCTCGTTCCGCGTGGGCAGCGTGGCATGGTCGATGAAATATTTCCCCACCAGCGAATTCACCGAACAAGCGTTTTACCGCGCTGAAATTGCCACACAAGCGGTGCTGGAAGAAGCCCTCTCCACCTACCCACGACACGCGTGGAGCAAAGCCTATGGCGCATCTGGCACTGTGGGTGCTGTGGCCGACATCTTAGCGTTGGCTGGATTTCCTGAACGTCAGATCACCCTCGATGGGTTGGATTGGTTGGTGAAGTGCTTGGTTCGCGCGGGGCATGCCAGCAAAGTGCAATTGGAAGGCCTCAAAGAAGACCGACGCGCGGTCATTGGCGGTGGCGTGAGCGTGCTGCGTGCTTTGATGACGCTGCTGAAAATCGACACCCTGCATGTGGCGCAAGGAGCCCTGCGCCATGGCGTGTTGTTTGAGATGGTGGAACGTGAAGACCACAACACAGACACGCGTGATTTGTCGATCCAACGTTTGGCGGTGAAGTTTGCGGTCGACTCGGCGCAAGGCCAACGCGTTGGGCGTGTGGCCGCCCATCTGTTGCAGCACATGTATGTGGAGGCTCAAAACAGCGAAGCCGAAACACTGGAGCGCCTTTGCCGCAAACTGAGTTGGGCCGCACAGCTGCACGAAGTGGGTGTAGCCATCTCCCACAGCGACTACCACAAGCACGGCTCTTACATCTTGGACAACGCCGATCTACTGGGGTTTGGCATGCCCGAGTTGCACCGATTGGGCTTGCTCATCCTCGGACAACGCGGCAAACTGAAAAAATTAGAAGACGAATTACAGGACGATGAATTTGCCAAGATGCTCATGGCGTTGCGTGTCAGCCTGATTTTGTGCCATGCACGCAAAGACCCCGCCTATCAAGCACTACGCCTGAATTGCGACACACACAAGCGGCGCATTCACTTGCATGCACATGAATCGTGGACACAAGAGTTTCCACAGTCCGCGCATTTGCTGAAGCAAGAAAGCACCGCTTGGGCCAAAGCACCATGGTCTTTTGAGTTTGTGACAAAACCATGA
- a CDS encoding PhoX family phosphatase, with the protein MNTFDENDQRNHPRPDETDFSRMVDAALSRRHWLGAAGAGLGLFLGGQSLAQAAQGAASKRIGPAIGFAPIAANSLDTVSVPAGYQWRVLASWGDAILPGGRAFDPETRGTAASQALSIGDNNDGMSFFCLGADHGVIAVNNEYANYEYLFANGRCSSLEDTRKAQAAHGVSVFEVRRVAGVWKVQPNARLNRRITANTEMRLSGPAAGSALLKTQADPSGTVALGTFNNCANGRTPWGTYLTCEENFNGYFGSAESLPDNAAFKRYGISAKGAGINWHPFDERFDLAKNPNEPNRFGWVVEIDPMDLTSTPIKRTALGRVKHENAEVVVNADGHVVVYMGDDEKGEHIYKFVSAKKFDAKNPKANRDLLDEGTLYVARFAAVDGKAEGEGEWLELTHGKNGLTTDAGFKDQADVLVHTRLAATVVGATTMDRPEWIAAHPTQAQVYVTLTNNSDRGVKPNQAVNGPNPRPKNVYGQIVRWTPKGNDHTAHTFTWDIFALAGNPALHKDAYAGSANITAENMFNSPDGLAFDRDGRLWIQTDGDYSNAKDFAGMGNNQMLCANPVTGEIKRFLVGPVACEITGIAFTPDQKTMFVGIQHPGEKLAPSHFPQGGDAVPRSSIIAISRRDGRVVGL; encoded by the coding sequence ATGAATACCTTTGATGAAAACGACCAACGCAACCACCCCCGTCCTGATGAAACTGATTTCAGTCGCATGGTGGATGCCGCTCTCAGCCGCCGTCATTGGCTCGGTGCAGCGGGGGCTGGGCTTGGTTTGTTTTTGGGTGGTCAGAGTTTGGCCCAGGCGGCACAGGGTGCGGCATCAAAGCGTATCGGACCTGCCATTGGCTTTGCCCCGATTGCCGCTAATTCTTTGGATACGGTCAGCGTGCCAGCGGGGTACCAGTGGCGCGTGTTGGCATCATGGGGCGATGCGATCTTGCCAGGTGGGCGTGCGTTTGATCCCGAAACACGCGGTACAGCCGCAAGCCAAGCCTTATCCATCGGCGACAACAACGATGGCATGAGTTTTTTCTGCTTGGGCGCAGACCATGGTGTGATTGCCGTCAACAACGAATACGCCAATTACGAATACCTATTTGCCAATGGGCGCTGCAGCAGCTTAGAAGACACCCGCAAAGCCCAAGCTGCGCACGGTGTGAGCGTGTTTGAAGTGCGCCGTGTGGCCGGTGTTTGGAAAGTTCAGCCCAATGCACGTTTGAATCGCCGCATCACTGCTAACACCGAGATGCGTTTGAGCGGTCCGGCGGCGGGCAGCGCGTTACTCAAAACGCAAGCCGACCCGAGTGGCACGGTGGCCTTGGGTACATTCAACAACTGCGCGAATGGCCGCACGCCTTGGGGCACTTACCTCACGTGCGAAGAAAACTTCAATGGCTACTTTGGCAGCGCTGAGAGCTTGCCTGACAACGCAGCGTTCAAACGCTACGGCATCAGCGCCAAAGGTGCGGGCATCAACTGGCACCCGTTCGATGAGCGCTTTGACTTGGCCAAGAACCCGAATGAGCCCAATCGTTTCGGCTGGGTGGTCGAGATTGACCCGATGGACCTCACCAGTACCCCCATCAAGCGCACCGCCTTGGGCCGTGTGAAACACGAAAACGCCGAGGTGGTGGTGAACGCAGACGGGCATGTGGTGGTCTACATGGGCGACGATGAGAAGGGCGAGCACATTTACAAATTTGTGTCTGCCAAAAAATTCGACGCTAAAAACCCGAAAGCGAATCGCGACTTGCTGGACGAAGGCACTTTGTATGTCGCGCGCTTTGCCGCAGTCGATGGTAAAGCAGAAGGCGAGGGCGAATGGTTGGAACTCACGCACGGCAAGAACGGGCTGACCACAGACGCGGGTTTCAAAGACCAAGCCGATGTGTTGGTACACACCCGTTTGGCCGCCACAGTGGTAGGGGCTACCACGATGGACCGCCCCGAGTGGATTGCCGCGCACCCCACCCAAGCACAGGTGTACGTGACCCTCACCAACAACAGCGACCGTGGTGTGAAACCCAACCAAGCCGTGAACGGCCCTAATCCGCGCCCCAAAAACGTGTACGGCCAAATCGTGCGTTGGACGCCCAAGGGCAACGACCACACGGCCCACACCTTCACCTGGGACATCTTCGCATTGGCAGGCAACCCCGCATTGCACAAAGACGCTTACGCAGGCTCAGCCAACATCACGGCAGAGAACATGTTCAACAGCCCCGACGGTTTGGCGTTTGACCGAGATGGCCGCTTGTGGATTCAAACCGATGGCGACTACAGCAACGCCAAAGACTTTGCAGGCATGGGCAACAACCAAATGTTGTGCGCCAACCCTGTGACGGGCGAGATCAAACGTTTCTTGGTGGGGCCTGTGGCTTGCGAGATCACGGGCATTGCCTTCACGCCCGATCAAAAGACGATGTTTGTCGGCATTCAACACCCGGGCGAGAAGCTGGCCCCGTCACACTTTCCGCAAGGCGGCGATGCTGTGCCTCGTTCATCCATCATCGCGATCTCACGTCGCGATGGTCGGGTGGTGGGGCTTTGA
- a CDS encoding leucine-rich repeat-containing protein kinase family protein codes for MHTLEQLRSGELTGIQRLQLRCGLTEFPCEIFELADSLEILDLSGNQLSALPDDLPRLHKLRVIFCSDNPFTELPEVLGQCAQLSMVGFKANRITHVPPKALPPLLRWLILTDNALTKLPAEIGQCTQMQKLMLAGNQLSNLPPELAQCTRLELLRISANQLTELPNWLLHMPRLTWLAFAGNPFTQALETQALTNAPTPQIAWQRLQVQQQLGEGASGVIHQAQLHTEEGEQAVAVKLFKGAVTSDGLPGCEMAACMHAGTHPHVLSAMARVTAHPDGQQALVMPLIAPEFGNLAGPPSLESCTRDVYAPHKRLSWSATQRIAKGIAAAAHHLHTRGILHGDLYAHNILHTPEGDALLSDFGAAAFFDVNDAVLASGLEKLEVRALGCLLEELAAQCDAQQASVIQLKALAHQCLVDTPAKRPSLAEVCTALEG; via the coding sequence ATGCACACACTGGAACAACTGCGCAGTGGCGAACTCACAGGCATTCAGCGCCTACAACTGCGCTGCGGCTTGACCGAATTTCCGTGTGAAATTTTCGAGCTGGCCGACTCGCTGGAAATCTTAGATTTATCTGGCAACCAACTCAGCGCCCTACCCGATGACTTGCCACGCCTGCACAAGCTGCGCGTGATTTTTTGCTCCGACAACCCGTTCACCGAACTGCCCGAGGTGTTGGGCCAGTGTGCGCAGTTGAGCATGGTGGGCTTCAAAGCCAACCGCATCACGCATGTGCCTCCCAAGGCGTTGCCGCCGCTGTTGCGCTGGCTCATCTTGACTGACAACGCACTCACGAAACTGCCTGCAGAAATTGGGCAATGCACGCAGATGCAAAAGCTCATGCTGGCGGGTAACCAGCTGAGCAACTTGCCGCCCGAGTTGGCCCAGTGCACGCGCTTAGAGTTGCTGCGCATTTCGGCCAACCAATTGACTGAACTACCCAATTGGTTGCTGCACATGCCTCGCCTAACTTGGCTGGCTTTTGCGGGCAACCCTTTCACGCAAGCGCTTGAAACACAAGCCTTGACCAACGCCCCCACCCCGCAAATTGCATGGCAGCGCTTGCAAGTTCAGCAGCAGCTAGGCGAAGGTGCATCAGGCGTGATTCATCAAGCGCAGTTGCACACAGAAGAAGGCGAACAAGCTGTTGCCGTCAAACTCTTCAAAGGTGCTGTCACCAGCGATGGTTTGCCCGGTTGCGAAATGGCCGCCTGCATGCATGCAGGCACACACCCACACGTGCTGTCAGCCATGGCACGTGTGACGGCGCATCCTGATGGGCAGCAAGCGTTGGTCATGCCACTGATTGCACCTGAGTTTGGCAACCTCGCGGGGCCACCCAGTCTTGAAAGCTGCACGCGCGATGTGTATGCACCCCACAAACGCTTGAGCTGGTCTGCCACACAACGCATCGCCAAAGGCATAGCGGCAGCGGCGCATCATTTGCACACACGTGGCATCTTGCATGGCGACTTGTATGCGCACAACATCTTGCACACGCCAGAGGGCGATGCGCTGCTGAGTGACTTTGGCGCTGCCGCGTTCTTCGATGTGAACGATGCAGTACTTGCCAGCGGTTTAGAAAAGCTCGAAGTCCGCGCTCTGGGTTGCTTGCTCGAAGAGTTAGCTGCGCAGTGCGATGCACAGCAAGCCAGTGTGATTCAACTCAAAGCACTGGCGCATCAGTGCTTGGTCGACACCCCTGCCAAGCGCCCTAGTTTGGCCGAGGTTTGTACGGCATTAGAAGGCTAA